From one Paenibacillus terrae HPL-003 genomic stretch:
- a CDS encoding nitroreductase family protein → MSSIQKNETLSVISERHAVKSYVKDFKLPEEDLEAILTAAIEAPSAWNLQHWKFLVIETEADKQKLLPIAYNQGQVAESSVTIAVLGDMEANRNTVIYDQAVEAGSLPAEIRDALVGQINGAYQNAQVARDAAILNSAFAAQNIMLAAKSLGYDTCAMGGFIPAQLIEQFNIPARYLPTVLISVGKAQVPARPSGRFPLSEVVVKGSF, encoded by the coding sequence ATGTCGAGTATCCAAAAAAACGAAACTCTGTCTGTCATTAGTGAAAGACATGCGGTAAAAAGTTATGTCAAGGATTTTAAATTGCCAGAGGAAGACCTGGAAGCTATTTTGACAGCTGCGATCGAAGCTCCTTCCGCCTGGAACCTTCAACACTGGAAATTCCTCGTGATTGAAACTGAAGCTGACAAGCAAAAGCTGCTGCCTATCGCCTACAACCAGGGTCAAGTAGCGGAAAGCTCCGTAACGATTGCCGTTTTGGGTGATATGGAAGCGAATCGTAACACAGTTATTTATGATCAAGCGGTAGAAGCAGGCTCATTGCCAGCAGAAATCCGTGACGCATTGGTAGGTCAAATCAACGGTGCTTACCAAAACGCACAAGTAGCTCGCGATGCAGCAATCCTGAACTCTGCTTTTGCGGCACAGAATATTATGCTGGCTGCTAAATCGCTCGGCTATGACACTTGCGCTATGGGTGGTTTCATTCCTGCGCAATTGATCGAGCAATTCAACATTCCTGCACGTTACCTGCCAACCGTACTTATTTCTGTAGGTAAAGCACAAGTACCAGCACGTCCATCAGGACGTTTCCCATTGTCTGAAGTTGTTGTAAAAGGTAGCTTCTAA
- the mprF gene encoding bifunctional lysylphosphatidylglycerol flippase/synthetase MprF gives MNSNHKPIQSFKIVQFMMTIYRQRLTRILLPLAVLAFIIWEAGQELKSFNLARMLHELRRMDATFLIEIGLFSLIAVAAMSAYDYVIRHHFKLQVKSAATFRYAWISNTFNNVFGFAGFTGAGLRTVLYKKSGVPLGVITSAVVFLSPVVITGLSLLAWGGIAHLYPVQPVLDAHPWLHWALWGMALYLPLFLIMQRSKRYATWFNKGEGQLSWSTISASIGASLLEWLLAGLTFAWIGSHLLHELPMNAVFGIYVIAAIAGLISLAPGGVGAFDIIALLGLQMAGANSDRALAVLLAFRVFYYIIPWLIGLVLAALEMIPRNERLSQLAETSWETSLNAWQKVWGWPGQFRFLADLGVWALGKLVLISGVVLLLSAATPGLLYRLRFAEHLLSLPVMRLSHEISVIIGIMLVVLSHGISLRIRRALRLTLVLLLAGSIFTFIKGLDFEEALFLLFVALMLWISRSRFYRVSAPLNRHNILIWGGLSLLVTGAYFMIGAGSNTPFMRHLHAKVHLDFFMNRSDYGVTAVFSLILAWVFLTVYFFLRPQRGIGNLPDSQELGKLKEFLEKQGGNLVSHMLFLGDKYLYWTKNEQVVIPYARSRDKLIVLGDPLGPKERVSEAIQEFQRFADRYALTAVFYQASPEYLSIYHENGYRFFKLGEEALVPLESFTLTGKSNQVLRSAKNRFDREGYTFEMIQPPLDGALIEELRHISNIWLDGRKEKGYSLGWFKEPYLQLAPIALLKDPEGKVIAFATMAPAYDRGQTVSIDLMRHLPDTPNGTMDYLFTRVIEWAKDSGYTTFNLGMAPLSQVGQSEKALREEKLARLVFQYGGHFYGFQGLRRFKDKFKPQWEPRYLAYPASVFLPILTLELVYLVSKRSD, from the coding sequence ATGAATTCAAATCACAAACCGATCCAATCCTTTAAAATCGTACAGTTCATGATGACCATCTACAGGCAGCGGCTGACACGTATTTTGCTTCCGCTGGCTGTATTGGCTTTTATTATATGGGAGGCCGGACAAGAGCTGAAAAGCTTCAATCTGGCACGTATGCTTCATGAGCTGCGCCGAATGGATGCTACCTTTCTCATCGAAATCGGCTTGTTCTCACTGATAGCCGTGGCCGCCATGAGCGCATACGATTACGTGATCAGGCATCATTTCAAGCTACAGGTCAAATCCGCAGCGACATTCCGGTACGCCTGGATTTCGAACACCTTCAATAACGTCTTTGGCTTCGCTGGCTTTACAGGAGCGGGATTGCGCACGGTGCTGTACAAAAAAAGCGGCGTGCCGCTGGGTGTCATCACCTCTGCAGTTGTGTTCCTTTCGCCTGTAGTCATTACCGGGCTTTCTTTGCTGGCCTGGGGCGGGATTGCCCATCTATATCCGGTACAGCCCGTGCTGGATGCTCATCCGTGGCTTCATTGGGCGTTATGGGGAATGGCGCTGTACCTGCCACTGTTCCTGATTATGCAGCGATCCAAACGGTACGCCACATGGTTCAACAAGGGAGAAGGCCAGCTTTCCTGGTCCACCATCTCCGCCTCCATCGGCGCTTCGCTGCTGGAATGGCTGCTGGCCGGCCTTACCTTTGCATGGATCGGCTCGCACTTGTTGCATGAGCTGCCGATGAATGCCGTGTTCGGCATTTATGTAATTGCCGCGATTGCCGGGCTGATCAGTCTCGCGCCCGGAGGAGTCGGCGCTTTCGATATTATTGCCCTACTCGGGCTGCAAATGGCAGGCGCCAACTCGGATCGAGCATTGGCTGTGCTACTGGCCTTTCGCGTCTTTTATTACATCATTCCGTGGCTGATCGGCCTGGTGCTGGCTGCGCTGGAAATGATTCCGCGCAACGAACGTCTGAGCCAACTAGCAGAGACGAGTTGGGAAACCTCACTCAACGCTTGGCAAAAGGTATGGGGGTGGCCCGGTCAATTCCGCTTTCTGGCCGACTTGGGGGTATGGGCACTTGGCAAGCTGGTACTCATCTCCGGCGTGGTGCTCCTTCTGTCGGCGGCTACGCCCGGTCTACTATATCGGCTGCGTTTTGCCGAGCATCTGCTCAGTCTGCCTGTCATGCGCCTGTCGCACGAAATCTCCGTCATCATCGGAATTATGCTCGTGGTACTGTCTCACGGAATATCCCTGCGCATTCGCAGAGCCCTGCGGCTGACGCTGGTACTGCTGCTTGCAGGGTCCATTTTCACCTTCATTAAGGGTCTGGATTTCGAGGAAGCTCTGTTCCTGTTGTTCGTAGCGCTGATGCTGTGGATCTCGCGCTCGCGGTTTTATCGGGTTAGTGCGCCGCTGAATCGGCACAATATTTTAATATGGGGCGGATTGTCTCTGCTCGTAACCGGCGCTTACTTTATGATAGGGGCAGGCTCCAATACTCCGTTTATGCGCCATCTGCACGCCAAGGTCCATCTGGACTTTTTTATGAACCGCAGCGATTACGGGGTTACAGCGGTGTTCAGTCTGATTTTGGCGTGGGTATTCCTGACGGTGTATTTCTTCCTCCGTCCCCAGCGTGGAATTGGAAATCTGCCTGACTCGCAAGAGCTGGGTAAGCTAAAAGAATTTTTGGAAAAGCAAGGCGGCAATTTGGTTTCTCATATGCTCTTTCTAGGCGATAAGTATCTGTATTGGACCAAGAACGAACAAGTGGTTATTCCCTATGCCCGCAGCCGGGACAAGCTGATTGTGTTAGGTGACCCGCTCGGTCCGAAGGAACGTGTGAGCGAAGCGATTCAGGAATTTCAGCGCTTCGCAGACCGATATGCGTTAACGGCTGTATTTTATCAGGCATCACCAGAGTATTTGTCCATCTACCATGAGAATGGCTATCGGTTTTTCAAGCTGGGCGAGGAAGCGCTGGTGCCGCTGGAGTCCTTTACACTGACAGGTAAAAGCAATCAGGTGCTGCGCAGTGCCAAAAACCGCTTTGACCGCGAAGGATACACATTCGAAATGATCCAGCCGCCTTTGGATGGAGCATTAATTGAGGAGCTTCGTCATATTTCGAATATCTGGCTGGACGGACGGAAGGAGAAGGGCTATTCGCTTGGCTGGTTCAAAGAGCCTTATCTTCAGTTAGCCCCGATTGCGCTGTTAAAGGACCCTGAAGGAAAGGTCATCGCCTTCGCGACAATGGCCCCTGCCTATGACCGTGGACAGACCGTCTCCATAGACCTGATGCGGCATCTGCCTGATACGCCAAATGGCACGATGGACTACTTGTTCACACGAGTGATCGAGTGGGCCAAAGACAGCGGGTATACAACATTCAATCTGGGCATGGCTCCGCTGTCCCAAGTAGGACAAAGCGAAAAAGCGTTGCGCGAGGAAAAGCTGGCTCGACTCGTTTTCCAATACGGAGGACATTTTTACGGCTTTCAAGGGCTTCGCCGCTTCAAGGATAAGTTCAAGCCGCAATGGGAGCCACGCTATCTGGCCTATCCGGCTTCTGTCTTTTTGCCTATTCTGACACTGGAGCTGGTATATCTGGTCTCCAAACGCTCAGATTAG
- a CDS encoding AAA family ATPase — MSMWDRDLFVRRLELMWPQDADESQYPFNLKAMHQWNELKFHPSVTYIVGENGVGKSTLMEAIAVAWGFNPEGGTKNFNFSTQATHSSLHEYVRLVRGAHKPRDGFFFRAESYYNLATHIDELDREGGGRPIRDSYGGKSLHEQSHGESFFAAFLHRFGGQGLYILDEPEAALSPLRQMAMLARIHELVQQGSQFIISTHSPILMAYPDSILYHLTHEGIDTRTLEETDHFIIMKQFLNNKEKMMQELFQDH, encoded by the coding sequence ATGAGTATGTGGGATCGTGATCTTTTTGTACGTCGATTGGAGCTGATGTGGCCGCAGGATGCTGACGAGAGCCAATATCCCTTTAACTTAAAAGCCATGCATCAATGGAATGAGCTGAAATTTCACCCGTCTGTTACCTATATTGTTGGAGAAAACGGTGTGGGTAAATCAACGCTTATGGAAGCGATAGCGGTCGCGTGGGGATTTAATCCGGAGGGCGGCACTAAAAATTTCAATTTCTCTACACAGGCCACACATTCCTCACTGCATGAGTATGTCCGGCTGGTGAGAGGAGCCCACAAGCCGCGGGACGGTTTCTTTTTCCGTGCAGAAAGCTACTACAATCTGGCGACTCATATCGATGAGCTGGATCGGGAGGGAGGAGGCCGGCCCATTCGAGACTCCTATGGAGGAAAATCGTTGCATGAGCAGTCGCATGGCGAGTCTTTTTTTGCCGCATTTTTGCATCGATTTGGAGGTCAGGGGCTGTATATTCTGGATGAGCCAGAGGCCGCGCTATCGCCCCTGCGCCAGATGGCCATGCTTGCACGTATCCACGAGCTGGTGCAGCAGGGCTCACAGTTTATCATTTCTACGCATTCCCCAATTTTGATGGCCTATCCCGACTCCATCCTATACCACCTGACACATGAAGGAATAGACACCCGGACGCTGGAGGAAACCGATCATTTCATCATCATGAAACAATTTCTGAACAACAAGGAAAAGATGATGCAGGAGCTATTCCAAGATCACTAA
- a CDS encoding MFS transporter — protein MSESQLKMGPLVILMINMFIAMLGIGLIIPILPKFMGSLGGTGETGGYLVAVFGLTQFLFSPLAGEWSDKYGRKKMIIIGLAIMTISSVLFAVGHSLTMLYISRLLGGAGAAFMIPPMMAYIADITTVHNRGRGMGLLGAAMSLGFVIGPGVGGLLADVSIRTPLYVSAGVSGVAALISLILLPETLSMDKQLKFRNVKVKRDNVIKQFALSFRKPYFMLLIMIFTLTFGLTHFETMFPFFVTGKFHYNERDIAIIITVGALVGTVIQAVVISPLLNRFGEKGVIIGSFLFSAISLVLMLLSGNFYYVLGVSLIFFTATSLLRPAINTALSKMAGDEQGVAAGMNNAYMSIGNILGPALAGTLFEVHINLPYIFGAIILILSLGLAVKWNSKGTQTTAV, from the coding sequence ATGTCAGAGTCACAATTAAAAATGGGACCGTTGGTCATTTTGATGATTAATATGTTTATTGCCATGCTGGGAATTGGTCTCATCATTCCGATCCTCCCCAAATTCATGGGTTCCTTGGGAGGCACTGGTGAAACGGGAGGCTACCTGGTTGCCGTGTTCGGCTTGACCCAGTTTCTGTTTTCACCGTTGGCTGGTGAATGGTCCGATAAATACGGACGCAAAAAAATGATCATTATCGGTTTGGCGATCATGACGATTTCTTCAGTATTATTTGCCGTAGGGCATTCGTTGACGATGCTATATATATCCCGTTTGCTCGGAGGCGCAGGGGCTGCCTTTATGATTCCTCCGATGATGGCTTATATTGCCGACATTACGACGGTACACAATCGCGGTCGGGGAATGGGTTTGTTGGGCGCGGCCATGTCTCTTGGATTTGTTATCGGCCCTGGCGTGGGCGGCTTGCTGGCAGATGTTTCGATACGCACGCCTTTGTATGTTTCGGCTGGAGTATCGGGTGTAGCTGCCCTGATTTCGTTGATTTTGCTGCCCGAAACCTTGTCGATGGATAAACAGTTGAAATTCCGGAATGTTAAAGTCAAACGCGACAATGTCATTAAGCAGTTTGCACTTTCTTTTCGCAAGCCGTACTTCATGCTGTTGATTATGATTTTCACCCTAACCTTTGGGCTGACGCATTTTGAAACGATGTTTCCTTTCTTCGTGACAGGCAAGTTTCATTACAATGAGCGTGATATTGCCATCATTATTACGGTAGGGGCGCTGGTCGGAACGGTGATTCAGGCGGTTGTGATCAGTCCGCTGTTGAATCGTTTTGGCGAAAAAGGTGTTATTATCGGCTCCTTTCTGTTTTCCGCGATTTCTCTTGTGCTTATGCTGCTCTCTGGCAACTTTTATTATGTACTCGGGGTATCGCTCATCTTCTTTACCGCCACGTCGTTGCTGCGACCAGCCATTAATACGGCTTTATCCAAAATGGCCGGGGATGAGCAGGGAGTTGCAGCCGGGATGAACAATGCCTATATGAGTATCGGTAATATTTTGGGACCTGCGCTGGCGGGTACGTTGTTTGAGGTGCATATCAATCTGCCGTACATTTTCGGGGCGATCATTCTCATCCTTAGTTTGGGACTGGCTGTAAAATGGAACAGCAAAGGTACGCAAACGACAGCGGTTTAA
- a CDS encoding lactonase family protein: MEKRNEQLFYTGTYASRDERGIYVCALHVENGDLRIIGGVEGIERPSFLALHSDGTKLYAASETEEGELYAYQIHAQTGELHPLDRKGTEGAHTCYVSVTANGRYVLASNYSGGNAVVFPVTEAGGLGEMSGQVQHSGSGVRQDRQDAAHPHSIIPDPSGRYAMVCDLGLDQIVVYRLTEDGKLVTHREAELPPGSGPRHLVFHPSRPYAFVANELNNTVAVFSYNERNGELQLLQSLSTLPEGILDVENTAADIRITPCGRFLYVSNRGHNSIVLYHVDLDSGKLETVEWVETFGSTPRNFNILSGYLVVANQDGNNIVSFAIHSEDGRLARTGYVLEVPSPVCIEPVR, encoded by the coding sequence ATGGAAAAGCGGAATGAACAGTTATTTTATACAGGAACTTATGCGTCTCGCGATGAGAGAGGAATTTATGTATGCGCTTTACATGTGGAAAACGGTGATTTGCGTATCATTGGAGGCGTGGAAGGAATCGAGCGGCCTTCATTTCTGGCGTTGCACTCGGATGGGACCAAGCTGTATGCCGCCAGTGAGACAGAGGAAGGCGAGCTGTATGCGTATCAGATACATGCGCAGACGGGAGAGCTGCACCCATTGGATCGAAAAGGGACCGAAGGAGCGCACACTTGCTATGTCTCAGTGACAGCGAATGGACGGTATGTGCTGGCTTCCAATTATTCAGGCGGCAATGCCGTGGTATTCCCGGTGACGGAAGCTGGCGGGTTGGGGGAAATGTCGGGGCAGGTTCAGCATAGCGGCTCAGGTGTTCGCCAGGACCGTCAGGATGCGGCACATCCGCATTCGATTATTCCTGATCCTTCAGGACGGTATGCAATGGTATGTGATTTGGGGCTGGATCAGATTGTGGTATATCGTTTGACGGAAGACGGGAAGCTGGTGACCCATCGTGAGGCAGAGCTGCCGCCCGGTTCTGGTCCGCGTCATCTGGTCTTTCATCCTTCGCGTCCCTATGCCTTTGTGGCTAACGAGCTGAATAATACTGTCGCTGTATTTAGCTACAACGAACGCAACGGGGAGCTTCAATTGCTACAAAGCTTGTCCACGCTGCCGGAAGGCATCTTAGATGTGGAAAATACAGCGGCAGACATTCGGATTACGCCTTGTGGACGCTTTCTGTATGTGTCAAACCGGGGGCATAACAGCATCGTGCTGTACCATGTCGATCTGGACAGCGGTAAGCTGGAGACGGTTGAATGGGTGGAGACTTTTGGCAGCACGCCGCGTAACTTCAACATTCTGTCCGGGTATCTGGTTGTCGCGAATCAGGACGGAAATAACATCGTATCCTTTGCTATTCATAGCGAAGACGGACGATTGGCTCGAACAGGAT